A window of Mangifera indica cultivar Alphonso chromosome 13, CATAS_Mindica_2.1, whole genome shotgun sequence contains these coding sequences:
- the LOC123194778 gene encoding golgin candidate 1 isoform X3: MSNQICRHRLPMDKDLKPGGQSQGQRWLQAQKRLSTNESQKLGDIAQEQSHTTFQLDLTSDKDRAAPSAVENERTIYDKTPKNEQEQSNEKDAPSMPSTEPPANAAGKHDTDLAEVPVTVTDADSAISTSNGELLNENASDVHVEQSPPSLPPKENKISNEDLSNDAGEKINSEDVDVPLKIDNERSLSVVVEPTVNSESLLKDADSKVESVAAQKKQQERKMDSPPMKVQDQLEEAQGLLKTAISTGQSKEARLARVCAGLSSRLQEYKSESAQLEELLVAERELSRSSEARIKQLQQELSASKSEVTKVESNMAEALAAKNSEIEVLVSSINTLKKQATLSEGNLASLQMNMESIMRNRELTETRMMQALREELASAVRRAEEERAAHNATKMAAMEREVELEHRAAEASTALARVQRIADERTAKVGDLEQKVAVLELECATLNQELQDMEARARRGQKKSPDEANQVIQMQAWQDEVERARQGQRDSEIKLSSLEAEVQKMRVEMAAMKRDAEHYSREEHMELEKRYRELTDLLYYKQTQLETMASEKAAAEFQLEKEIKRIQEAQVEAERSRVSRRTWSSSWEEDTEMKTLEPLPLHHRHMAAASLQLQKAAKLLDSGAVRATRFLWRYPTARVILLFYLVFVHLFLMYLLHRLQEQADNMAAKEVAESMGLTTGNLP; encoded by the exons ATGAGCAATCAGATTTGCAGACACCGG ctTCCAATGGACAAGGATCTCAAGCCAGGAGGCCAAAGTCAAGGACAAAG GTGGTTGCAGGCTCAAAAGAGACTCTCCACCAATGAATCTCAAAAATTAGGTGATATTGCACAGGAGCAGTCCCACACAACATTTCAGTTAGATTTAACATCTGACAAAGATAGGGCTGCTCCTTCAGCAGTTGAAAATGAGAGGACGATTTATGATAAGACTCCAAAAAATGAGCAGGAACAAAGTAATGAAAAAGATGCACCCAGCATGCCTTCAACAGAGCCACCAGCAAATGCAGCAGGTAAACATGATACTGATCTTGCAGAAGTTCCTGTAACAGTTACTGATGCAGACTCTGCTATATCAACTTCAAATGGTGAGCTTCTCAATGAGAATGCTTCAGATGTTCATGTGGAACAATCTCCTCCATCATTGCCtcctaaagaaaataagatttcCAATGAAGATCTTTCAAACGATGCTGGTGAAAAAATCAATTCTGAAGATGTTGATGTTCCTCTGAAGATAGATAATGAGAGATCTTTATCTGTAGTTGTTGAGCCTACTGTTAATAGTGAAAGTTTATTGAAGGATGCTGATTCTAAAGTTGAATCTGTTGCTGCTCAGAAGAAGCAACAAGAGCGCAAAATGGATAGTCCACCTATGAAAGTACAGGACCAACTTGAGGAGGCTCAGGGATTGCTCAAAACTGCAATTTCCACTGGGCAGTCAAAAGAAGCAAGGTTGGCTCGG GTTTGTGCTGGACTTTCATCACGTCTTCAAGAATACAAATCTGAAAGTGCACAGCTGGAGGAACTTCTTGTTGCAGAG AGAGAGCTGAGTAGATCATCTGAGGCTCGAATAAAGCAACTACAGCAAGAATTATCTGCTTCTAAAAGTGAAGTAACTAAAGTGGAGTCAAATATGGCCGAGGCTTTAGCAGCAAAGAACTCAGAAATTGAGGTGCTTGTCAGTTCTATTAATACACTAAAGAAACAGGCTACTTTATCTGAAGGAAACCTTGCTTCACTGCAG ATGAACATGGAGTCCATAATGAGAAATAGAGAATTAACAGAGACGAGGATGATGCAG GCTTTACGGGAGGAGCTGGCATCTGCTGTTAGGAGAGCAGAAGAAGAACGTGCTGCACATAATGCTACCAAAATG GCTGCTATGGAAAGGGAAGTTGAACTGGAACATAGAGCTGCTGAGGCGTCAACAGCACTTGCTAGGGTCCAG AGAATTGCTGATGAGAGGACAGCAAAGGTGGGGGACCTTGAGCAGAAGGTGGCGGTGCTTGAG CTTGAATGTGCAACTCTAAATCAAGAATTGCAAGATATGGAAGCTCGTGCTCGCCGTGGACAAAAGAAGTCCCCTGATGAAGCAAATCAAGTGATCCAG ATGCAGGCATGGCAAGATGAAGTGGAACGTGCACGCCAAGGCCAGAGAGATTCTGAGATCAAGCTTTCTTCTTTGGAG GCTGAAGTGCAAAAAATGAGAGTCGAAATGGCTGCCATGAAGAGGGATGCTGAGCATTATTCGCGAGAG GAGCATATGGAGCTAGAGAAACGTTACCGTGAACTAACTGATCTTTTG TACTACAAGCAAACACAGCTAGAGACCATGGCCAGTGAAAAAGCGGCAGCAGAGTTTCAATTGGAGAAGGAAATAAAGCGTATTCAAGAAGCACAG GTTGAGGcagaaagaagtagagtttctcGTAGGACATGGTCTTCTTCTTGGGAAGAGGACACTGAAATGAAGACACTTGA GCCACTCCCCTTGCATCATCGGCACATGGCTGCAGCGAGCTTACAG TTGCAGAAGGCAGCAAAACTATTGGATTCTGGAGCCGTCAGGGCCACTAGATTTCTTTGGCGATATCCAACAGCACGTGTAATCCTGCTTTTCTATCTT GTATTTGTACATCTCTTTTTGATGTACTTGTTGCATCGCCTTCAG GAACAAGCGGATAATATGGCTGCTAAAGAAGTAGCAGAATCTATGGGTCTCACCACTGGTAACTTGCCATGA
- the LOC123194778 gene encoding golgin candidate 1 isoform X1, translated as MASWLKAAEDLFEVVDRRAKLVVSELADEQSDLQTPASNGQGSQARRPKSRTKAQKRLSTNESQKLGDIAQEQSHTTFQLDLTSDKDRAAPSAVENERTIYDKTPKNEQEQSNEKDAPSMPSTEPPANAAGKHDTDLAEVPVTVTDADSAISTSNGELLNENASDVHVEQSPPSLPPKENKISNEDLSNDAGEKINSEDVDVPLKIDNERSLSVVVEPTVNSESLLKDADSKVESVAAQKKQQERKMDSPPMKVQDQLEEAQGLLKTAISTGQSKEARLARVCAGLSSRLQEYKSESAQLEELLVAERELSRSSEARIKQLQQELSASKSEVTKVESNMAEALAAKNSEIEVLVSSINTLKKQATLSEGNLASLQMNMESIMRNRELTETRMMQALREELASAVRRAEEERAAHNATKMAAMEREVELEHRAAEASTALARVQRIADERTAKVGDLEQKVAVLELECATLNQELQDMEARARRGQKKSPDEANQVIQMQAWQDEVERARQGQRDSEIKLSSLEAEVQKMRVEMAAMKRDAEHYSREEHMELEKRYRELTDLLYYKQTQLETMASEKAAAEFQLEKEIKRIQEAQVEAERSRVSRRTWSSSWEEDTEMKTLEPLPLHHRHMAAASLQLQKAAKLLDSGAVRATRFLWRYPTARVILLFYLVFVHLFLMYLLHRLQEQADNMAAKEVAESMGLTTGNLP; from the exons ATGGCTTCGTGGCTCAAAGCTGCCGAAG ATTTGTTTGAAGTTGTAGATCGACGAGCAAAGCTGGTTGTCAGTGAATTGGCCGATGAGCAATCAGATTTGCAGACACCGG ctTCCAATGGACAAGGATCTCAAGCCAGGAGGCCAAAGTCAAGGACAAAG GCTCAAAAGAGACTCTCCACCAATGAATCTCAAAAATTAGGTGATATTGCACAGGAGCAGTCCCACACAACATTTCAGTTAGATTTAACATCTGACAAAGATAGGGCTGCTCCTTCAGCAGTTGAAAATGAGAGGACGATTTATGATAAGACTCCAAAAAATGAGCAGGAACAAAGTAATGAAAAAGATGCACCCAGCATGCCTTCAACAGAGCCACCAGCAAATGCAGCAGGTAAACATGATACTGATCTTGCAGAAGTTCCTGTAACAGTTACTGATGCAGACTCTGCTATATCAACTTCAAATGGTGAGCTTCTCAATGAGAATGCTTCAGATGTTCATGTGGAACAATCTCCTCCATCATTGCCtcctaaagaaaataagatttcCAATGAAGATCTTTCAAACGATGCTGGTGAAAAAATCAATTCTGAAGATGTTGATGTTCCTCTGAAGATAGATAATGAGAGATCTTTATCTGTAGTTGTTGAGCCTACTGTTAATAGTGAAAGTTTATTGAAGGATGCTGATTCTAAAGTTGAATCTGTTGCTGCTCAGAAGAAGCAACAAGAGCGCAAAATGGATAGTCCACCTATGAAAGTACAGGACCAACTTGAGGAGGCTCAGGGATTGCTCAAAACTGCAATTTCCACTGGGCAGTCAAAAGAAGCAAGGTTGGCTCGG GTTTGTGCTGGACTTTCATCACGTCTTCAAGAATACAAATCTGAAAGTGCACAGCTGGAGGAACTTCTTGTTGCAGAG AGAGAGCTGAGTAGATCATCTGAGGCTCGAATAAAGCAACTACAGCAAGAATTATCTGCTTCTAAAAGTGAAGTAACTAAAGTGGAGTCAAATATGGCCGAGGCTTTAGCAGCAAAGAACTCAGAAATTGAGGTGCTTGTCAGTTCTATTAATACACTAAAGAAACAGGCTACTTTATCTGAAGGAAACCTTGCTTCACTGCAG ATGAACATGGAGTCCATAATGAGAAATAGAGAATTAACAGAGACGAGGATGATGCAG GCTTTACGGGAGGAGCTGGCATCTGCTGTTAGGAGAGCAGAAGAAGAACGTGCTGCACATAATGCTACCAAAATG GCTGCTATGGAAAGGGAAGTTGAACTGGAACATAGAGCTGCTGAGGCGTCAACAGCACTTGCTAGGGTCCAG AGAATTGCTGATGAGAGGACAGCAAAGGTGGGGGACCTTGAGCAGAAGGTGGCGGTGCTTGAG CTTGAATGTGCAACTCTAAATCAAGAATTGCAAGATATGGAAGCTCGTGCTCGCCGTGGACAAAAGAAGTCCCCTGATGAAGCAAATCAAGTGATCCAG ATGCAGGCATGGCAAGATGAAGTGGAACGTGCACGCCAAGGCCAGAGAGATTCTGAGATCAAGCTTTCTTCTTTGGAG GCTGAAGTGCAAAAAATGAGAGTCGAAATGGCTGCCATGAAGAGGGATGCTGAGCATTATTCGCGAGAG GAGCATATGGAGCTAGAGAAACGTTACCGTGAACTAACTGATCTTTTG TACTACAAGCAAACACAGCTAGAGACCATGGCCAGTGAAAAAGCGGCAGCAGAGTTTCAATTGGAGAAGGAAATAAAGCGTATTCAAGAAGCACAG GTTGAGGcagaaagaagtagagtttctcGTAGGACATGGTCTTCTTCTTGGGAAGAGGACACTGAAATGAAGACACTTGA GCCACTCCCCTTGCATCATCGGCACATGGCTGCAGCGAGCTTACAG TTGCAGAAGGCAGCAAAACTATTGGATTCTGGAGCCGTCAGGGCCACTAGATTTCTTTGGCGATATCCAACAGCACGTGTAATCCTGCTTTTCTATCTT GTATTTGTACATCTCTTTTTGATGTACTTGTTGCATCGCCTTCAG GAACAAGCGGATAATATGGCTGCTAAAGAAGTAGCAGAATCTATGGGTCTCACCACTGGTAACTTGCCATGA
- the LOC123194778 gene encoding golgin candidate 1 isoform X2, with the protein MASWLKAAEDLFEVVDRRAKLVVSELADEQSDLQTPASNGQGSQARRPKSRTKAQKRLSTNESQKLGDIAQEQSHTTFQLDLTSDKDRAAPSAVENERTIYDKTPKNEQEQSNEKDAPSMPSTEPPANAAGKHDTDLAEVPVTVTDADSAISTSNGELLNENASDVHVEQSPPSLPPKENKISNEDLSNDAGEKINSEDVDVPLKIDNERSLSVVVEPTVNSESLLKDADSKVESVAAQKKQQERKMDSPPMKVQDQLEEAQGLLKTAISTGQSKEARLARVCAGLSSRLQEYKSESAQLEELLVAERELSRSSEARIKQLQQELSASKSEVTKVESNMAEALAAKNSEIEVLVSSINTLKKQATLSEGNLASLQMNMESIMRNRELTETRMMQALREELASAVRRAEEERAAHNATKMAAMEREVELEHRAAEASTALARVQRIADERTAKVGDLEQKVAVLELECATLNQELQDMEARARRGQKKSPDEANQVIQAWQDEVERARQGQRDSEIKLSSLEAEVQKMRVEMAAMKRDAEHYSREEHMELEKRYRELTDLLYYKQTQLETMASEKAAAEFQLEKEIKRIQEAQVEAERSRVSRRTWSSSWEEDTEMKTLEPLPLHHRHMAAASLQLQKAAKLLDSGAVRATRFLWRYPTARVILLFYLVFVHLFLMYLLHRLQEQADNMAAKEVAESMGLTTGNLP; encoded by the exons ATGGCTTCGTGGCTCAAAGCTGCCGAAG ATTTGTTTGAAGTTGTAGATCGACGAGCAAAGCTGGTTGTCAGTGAATTGGCCGATGAGCAATCAGATTTGCAGACACCGG ctTCCAATGGACAAGGATCTCAAGCCAGGAGGCCAAAGTCAAGGACAAAG GCTCAAAAGAGACTCTCCACCAATGAATCTCAAAAATTAGGTGATATTGCACAGGAGCAGTCCCACACAACATTTCAGTTAGATTTAACATCTGACAAAGATAGGGCTGCTCCTTCAGCAGTTGAAAATGAGAGGACGATTTATGATAAGACTCCAAAAAATGAGCAGGAACAAAGTAATGAAAAAGATGCACCCAGCATGCCTTCAACAGAGCCACCAGCAAATGCAGCAGGTAAACATGATACTGATCTTGCAGAAGTTCCTGTAACAGTTACTGATGCAGACTCTGCTATATCAACTTCAAATGGTGAGCTTCTCAATGAGAATGCTTCAGATGTTCATGTGGAACAATCTCCTCCATCATTGCCtcctaaagaaaataagatttcCAATGAAGATCTTTCAAACGATGCTGGTGAAAAAATCAATTCTGAAGATGTTGATGTTCCTCTGAAGATAGATAATGAGAGATCTTTATCTGTAGTTGTTGAGCCTACTGTTAATAGTGAAAGTTTATTGAAGGATGCTGATTCTAAAGTTGAATCTGTTGCTGCTCAGAAGAAGCAACAAGAGCGCAAAATGGATAGTCCACCTATGAAAGTACAGGACCAACTTGAGGAGGCTCAGGGATTGCTCAAAACTGCAATTTCCACTGGGCAGTCAAAAGAAGCAAGGTTGGCTCGG GTTTGTGCTGGACTTTCATCACGTCTTCAAGAATACAAATCTGAAAGTGCACAGCTGGAGGAACTTCTTGTTGCAGAG AGAGAGCTGAGTAGATCATCTGAGGCTCGAATAAAGCAACTACAGCAAGAATTATCTGCTTCTAAAAGTGAAGTAACTAAAGTGGAGTCAAATATGGCCGAGGCTTTAGCAGCAAAGAACTCAGAAATTGAGGTGCTTGTCAGTTCTATTAATACACTAAAGAAACAGGCTACTTTATCTGAAGGAAACCTTGCTTCACTGCAG ATGAACATGGAGTCCATAATGAGAAATAGAGAATTAACAGAGACGAGGATGATGCAG GCTTTACGGGAGGAGCTGGCATCTGCTGTTAGGAGAGCAGAAGAAGAACGTGCTGCACATAATGCTACCAAAATG GCTGCTATGGAAAGGGAAGTTGAACTGGAACATAGAGCTGCTGAGGCGTCAACAGCACTTGCTAGGGTCCAG AGAATTGCTGATGAGAGGACAGCAAAGGTGGGGGACCTTGAGCAGAAGGTGGCGGTGCTTGAG CTTGAATGTGCAACTCTAAATCAAGAATTGCAAGATATGGAAGCTCGTGCTCGCCGTGGACAAAAGAAGTCCCCTGATGAAGCAAATCAAGTGATCCAG GCATGGCAAGATGAAGTGGAACGTGCACGCCAAGGCCAGAGAGATTCTGAGATCAAGCTTTCTTCTTTGGAG GCTGAAGTGCAAAAAATGAGAGTCGAAATGGCTGCCATGAAGAGGGATGCTGAGCATTATTCGCGAGAG GAGCATATGGAGCTAGAGAAACGTTACCGTGAACTAACTGATCTTTTG TACTACAAGCAAACACAGCTAGAGACCATGGCCAGTGAAAAAGCGGCAGCAGAGTTTCAATTGGAGAAGGAAATAAAGCGTATTCAAGAAGCACAG GTTGAGGcagaaagaagtagagtttctcGTAGGACATGGTCTTCTTCTTGGGAAGAGGACACTGAAATGAAGACACTTGA GCCACTCCCCTTGCATCATCGGCACATGGCTGCAGCGAGCTTACAG TTGCAGAAGGCAGCAAAACTATTGGATTCTGGAGCCGTCAGGGCCACTAGATTTCTTTGGCGATATCCAACAGCACGTGTAATCCTGCTTTTCTATCTT GTATTTGTACATCTCTTTTTGATGTACTTGTTGCATCGCCTTCAG GAACAAGCGGATAATATGGCTGCTAAAGAAGTAGCAGAATCTATGGGTCTCACCACTGGTAACTTGCCATGA
- the LOC123194374 gene encoding uncharacterized protein LOC123194374 — protein MEMEPTPPVGAKKLWSVVRIVFFMMKAGISKSKIMVDLHWMLKRGNKLAGKAIGNLILHHSSSFSCRSDDSLSFVYPKEYEFSCSNSPAFYPFYSHKRKHHHHAVQKVLDMLNNEAAVEASPLTTSPGFGRSPMVRQLRITDSPFPLKDDGDNNQVDKAAEEFIKKFYKDLQSQKRMSALDSPYHDSWGR, from the exons ATGGAAATGGAGCCAACCCCTCCAGTTGGAGCAAAGAAGCTATGGAGCGTAGTACGGATAGTGTTTTTCATGATGAAGGCGGGCATATCAAAGAGCAAAATAATGGTCGATCTCCATTGGATGCTGAAGCGGGGCAATAAACTTGCAGGAAAGGCTATCGGCAACCTCATACTCCACCACAGTTCTTCCTTCAGTTGCCGCTCAGACGATTCCCTCTCTTTTGTTTATCCTAAAGAGTATGAATTTAGCTGCAGCAACAGCCCAGCTTTTTATCCTTTTTACTCCCACAAACGCAAACACCACCAC CACGCCGTGCAGAAGGTTCTCGATATGTTAAACAACGAGGCGGCGGTGGAAGCCTCGCCGTTGACAACATCGCCGGGGTTCGGACGGAGTCCCATGGTCAGACAGTTGAGAATAACGGACTCGCCGTTTCCTTTAAAAGACGACGGAGATAATAATCAAGTGGACAAAGCTGCAGAGGAGTTCATTAAAAAGTTCTACAAAGACCTTCAGTCACAGAAGAGAATGTCTGCACTGGACTCACCCTACCATGACTCATGGGGCCGATGA